TTTGGGGTCTGGACCATACTGGTTCTGACCTCTTTCTCCTTCCGTTAAACAAAGAACTAAATTGTATATGGGTACCAATATAAACCAGCCTGATTTACCTACATCGTGCATTCTTCTCACTCCTACCGCTATTGAAGGTACTATTATTGCAAGATAGCAAATATTCACTAATACCGTAGTTTCAATAAGACCACTAATAAAACCTAATACAAAAAAAATGATACAATTGAATAACGTAAACATCCAATACTCTTTTCTTCTTGCTCTTCCTTTAAAATCAGCATACTGCTTTAAAACTTTTAAATACCAATTCATTTTAATTAAACTTTATTTTTCCTACTCATAAGGCTTTTCGGTTTCGCCCCGTTTTTTCTGATGGTTTCTGGTCTCCACTCGCGGGGCTAAATTATAAAAAATACATAAAAGAATCCCTATTTAACAAAACTTTAAAGCCAAAAAACATTCTCTATTTTTTCAATCCTCATCAAAAAACTTTGGTGTTTTATACTGAAAATCCTATCTTTGGAAAACGTATTTAAAAATCAAAACACGATGAAAATATTTTTAACCATATCACTTTCAATTATTTGTCTTCACGCCTCTTCACAAACTCTAAAACATATAGCAGAACGAAGTGCCATTGATATCGGATACGATTATTTGGGTAGGAATAGCCTTAGCGTGGGTCTAAATTACAACTTACCTATTAACGAATACAATTGGCACGGATACAATGTAGGACTCGGAATACGCTATTTTAAAGGCGAAAACAACGCTCATCTTTTTGTCCCTGAAGCCAAAATTAGCTATCGGTATTACGGATTGCTCTTCGCAGTTCATACTTCTACAAAAAACTTCGCCCCCATCGTAGGACTTAGTTTTATGAATTGTTTTCACCTTTACAGCGGATATAGTTTTGCTTTTGAAGAGGATAAAAACCAATTAAAAGGGATTATTTTCGGAATCAAGCTTTTCATCTCTGGGAAAAATAGCCAATTTTATGATCGCCTAAAAATAGGTTTTTAAGTACAGAAACTTAAAAAGAAGAATTACTTTCGTTTTTTTGTAACTTAGGTTACCATTAGTTGTCAAGTAAAAATCTATTTTTGCACACTGTAAATGCAAAATATTTTTACTTATATGATGGATTGGATTATGCAACCTTGGCCTTGGTATGTGGGCGGACCTTTGATTGGGTTAATTATGATTTTACTGATTTTATTGGGCAAAAGTTTCGGATTTTCATCTAATTTCCGAACAATATGTTCAGCACTTGGAGCGGG
This genomic window from Capnocytophaga canimorsus contains:
- a CDS encoding DUF805 domain-containing protein, whose protein sequence is MNWYLKVLKQYADFKGRARRKEYWMFTLFNCIIFFVLGFISGLIETTVLVNICYLAIIVPSIAVGVRRMHDVGKSGWFILVPIYNLVLCLTEGERGQNQYGPDPKAQ